A portion of the Oxynema aestuarii AP17 genome contains these proteins:
- a CDS encoding RNA-guided endonuclease InsQ/TnpB family protein, producing the protein MKTELKLNNSERTALAKHAGVARHAWNWGLNLTKQILEYNRNNPEDKIKFPTAIDLHKWLVTMVKPECPWYYEVSKCAPQYALKQLSDAWKQAFKKVKKPPRFKKKGRADSFTVDGSLSVDRFRVKVPVMGWLKTFERLPTEYQPKSFTISRKADRWFISWKIEVEPTNEPKTHAVVGVDFGVKSLAMLSTGEGV; encoded by the coding sequence TTGAAGACTGAACTGAAATTAAACAATTCCGAGCGAACAGCATTAGCCAAACACGCAGGAGTCGCCCGTCATGCTTGGAACTGGGGACTAAACTTAACCAAACAAATACTAGAGTACAATCGGAATAATCCAGAGGATAAAATTAAGTTTCCCACAGCGATTGACCTGCATAAGTGGCTGGTGACCATGGTCAAGCCCGAATGTCCCTGGTACTACGAAGTCAGTAAATGCGCTCCTCAGTACGCTCTCAAACAGTTGTCCGACGCTTGGAAACAAGCATTCAAGAAAGTTAAGAAACCACCAAGGTTTAAGAAAAAAGGACGTGCTGACAGTTTCACGGTTGATGGTTCGCTCTCAGTTGACCGTTTTCGAGTTAAAGTTCCTGTGATGGGCTGGCTTAAAACATTCGAGCGCTTGCCTACCGAATATCAACCTAAGTCCTTCACAATTAGTCGTAAAGCCGACAGATGGTTTATTAGCTGGAAAATTGAAGTCGAGCCAACCAATGAGCCTAAAACCCATGCTGTTGTTGGCGTTGACTTTGGGGTTAAATCCCTGGCTATGCTATCAACGGGTGAGGGAGTTTAA